Part of the Cupriavidus basilensis genome is shown below.
CGGCCTCGCGCCGGTTTTTTGCCTGCCCCCGTGTGGACGGCGGCGCAGGACTCGCGCAGGATCAGCTCGCAGGTCAGCATCAGGTGCCCGGTTGCGTCAGGGCTGCCTTGCGGATCGATGCCGGGCTCCATCTCGGCAAGGAGCAGGCGGGCGGCATGGCGCCCCAGGACCTGCAGGTTCCAGGTGAGCGTGGTCAGCTCGGGCGTATGCACCTGGGCCAGTTCGGTATCGCCCACGCACACCACGGACAGGTCGCCCGGAATGTCCCTGCCGGTCTGGCGTGCTGCCTTGAGCGCGCCGGCGAGCAGGGTCGTGCCCAGCCCAAAGATGGCGGTCGGCGGCGCGGCCTGTTGGAATAACGCCAGGCATTGCGAAAAGGCGACGTCCATCGAGCTGGTGTCGATGCGCACAAGCTCCAGCGCATCGCCGATGCCGCGCGCGGCGGCAGCCGTCTCGAAGGCCTGCCAGCGCTCGCGCGCGGGGCGCAGGTGCGAGCTGGGGAAGAGCAGGGCAATGCGGCGGTGGCCAAGATCGAGCAGATAGTTGGCGGTCTTCAGCGCGCCGCTGAAGTGGTCCACCTTGACGCTGGGCCGATCCGGCGCGATATCGCGGTCCAGGATCACCAGCGGCACATCCACCTGCGCGATCCGCTGCTGCAGCTTTCCGGAGCTCTCGGAGCCGGGCGCGAACAGCACGCCGTCAACGCCGACACGGGTCACGTCCAGCAGCAGCTCGCATTCGCGTTCGGTGTCGTTATGGGTGTCGACCAGCAGCAAGGTGTAGCCGGCCTCGCGCAGCACATGTTCGGCCGCGCGCACGATCACGCCGTAGAAGCGGTTGGTGATGTCCGGCACCAGGCAGGCCACCAGGCGCGAGCGCCGCGAGCGCAGGCTGCGGGCCGCGGCGTTGGCGACATAGCCGATCTTGCGCGCCACCTCGAACACGTGGGCGACGGTCTCGGCGGACGGGCCGTCTCGCTCCGCCATCACGTTGGAGGCGGTGCCGACCGAAACGCCCGCTTGCTCGGCCAGGTCCTTCAGGGTCGGCTTGCGCTGCGCTGCGGCTTTTTTCTGCATGGCACTCCACGGATATCGTCGTTTGCTGTGGCGTGCAGTGTAGCACGCTATGAAACGTTTCAATCACGTGAAGCGCATTGGCACGCGTAGGTGTGTATTGGGGCGCAAGCCCTCAGGCTGCCTTCTTCAGCGACGCCAATGCCGCGCGGCCGGCGGCCAGTTGCCGGGCCACTTCCGCCACGCGCGCACCCAGATGCTCGGCCGTGCGCAGGTCTGCCGGCGGCGGCACCACGTCAGCGCTTTCGTCTGCATTCGACTGCGCTGCCGCACCCAGGAAGAAGCCATGTCGATTGAGCGAATCCTCGGTCGATTTCGAGTTGTTGTGGCCCGGGGGCAGGCCAAGGTTGATCCAGTGCATGCCGTGTTGCGCGGAGAAGATCGCGATCTGCTGCAGCGTGGCAAGCTTGTCGCCCGAACGCGAGGCCGAATTGGTGAAGCCAGCCGCCACCTTGTTGGCCCATTTGCCGCCTTTGGCGAAAACGGTGCGCGAGGTGGCGTCCATAAAGCCTTTGAACTGCGCCGACGCGCTGCCCATGTAGGTGGGCGCGCCGAAGATGATGCCCTCCACGTTTTCAAGTGTGTCCCAGTGCTGGTCGATGTCGTCGACGCTGATCAGCAGGCTTTCCACGCCATCGACGCTGGCGGCGCCGCGTGCAACGGCCTGTGCCTGCCTGGCGGTGTGGCCGTAGCCGCTGTGGTAGACGATAGCGATTTGGGTAGCGTTGGGGTTCATGATGCGGTGCCTCGATAAAGTTGGAAATATTTGAATTTGGCTCGCATCGCGTGGATCACTGGATCTGCTCGATTGCTGGGCCGGTGAGGCAAGTCTAGGCGCCGGCCGATCGCGTTGGCGACTGAAATCTCAATTATTCATTGAAATATTTTGAATTATCAGGCGAGGCCGGGGATTCTGTGCGCCTGGCATTTCGTGCCCACCGTGCCAGGCGCCGATGACGGTGGCGAAACAGCCATTTCACGACGGCTGCCATCGCGCTGCCACCACCGGGCAGCCAGGCTGGGGGTCCGCGCAAGGAAAAGACGAGCCGGTCGTGCACCTCGCAGCCGCCAGGGGTGTCTCGAACCGTTCGTTCGTGCACCCAGCTGCGCATGCTCAGCATCCGCGACGTTTCCTTGAAGCGGTAGCCCGGCCCCACCTCCGCCAGCATGATGTCGTCCGCGTCTACGGGAAACATGCCGAGCGCCAGCAGCCAGCTGCGGCCAAGCCGCTCGCCGAGCGGCAGCTCGCCGATCGCCTTGCCGCGCATGGCGGGCGGCGCCGCCATGCCTGGCTGGCGCTGACCGGCAGGGTGGATGCAAGCTCGAACATCAGGGACATGGCGGCTTTCGATTAGTGGGTGAACGTGTTCGCCATGATAGCGAGCCGAGCCATGCGGTCCGCCGCCTTCCCCGCTTTGCCTGTCAGGTCGCCGCCGCGCCGGCCTCGGATGGCACATGCCGGATCACGTTGAAACCCTCGTGCGCCGACGGAGCCACGAAGTAACGCGTGATGGCATCGAACTGCGCATCGGTCGTCTCGAACGGATGCGTGCCGCTGGCGTTGCGCGTGCGCAGGCGGGCCTTGCACACGGCGTCAGGCACATCGAGGTAGTGGAGTTGATGCGCCACGCCCGACTGCTCGAAGATGGCCCTGGCCCAGCTTCGCGTGGCCGGCGTGTTGGCAGGGAAATCAAGCACCACCGACATGCCCGCCAGCAGCAGCGCGTCGATGTGGCTGGCCATGGCGTCACGCAATCTTGCGGCGCAGCGGGCATAGTCGGCGACTTCCCGGATCTCGCCGGGATACAAGCGTGACAGCCAGTCGTCCTCGCTGATCCGCACGGTGGCTGGCCGGGCAGCGAGCTGCCTGGCCAGTGTCGATTTGCCGGAGCCGATCTTGCCGCAGACCATATAGAGGACCGCGGGCGCTGCTGCTTGTGGTGCTTGTGCTGCTGCTGCGGGGCGGGTTGGCTGCATCTTCAGGCTCCTTGGTGTTTGCAGGCCCCAAGGCGGCGGGCACAAAAAACCCGCCTCGTTGGGCGGGTCGCTGTGTGTGCTCAGTCCACGTGCGCTAACCCACCATCCCTGGGATGGTGCGAATAATCGACGGGTTTTGCGCGCGGGTCATGGCGCAGATGCTAGCGGATTGCCCGCATGCCCGCAATCGATGCGCCGCTTCGCCCTGATCGCTACACCTGTCTTTCTGACGCTCGCCGCCGACAATGCCTGCGCGCTCGATGCCCCGCAGCTGCTCGCCAAGCTCACGCCAAGCATCTATGCCGTGCGGGCAACGGGCGCCAACAACGCGCCGCTGGCGTCGGGCTCCGCCGTGGTGGTTGGCCCGGGGCAACTGGTCACGGCTTGCCACGTGCTGGCAGGCGCGCGGGCCTGGACGGCAAGCTGGACCGCATCGAGCTCACGCTTGATTTGCCGGCGGCCGCCAGCGGTGGCGGCCTGTTCGATGAGACGGGCCGGCTCGTGGGCATCCTGTCGGCACGGCGCGCGCCCGGCGAAAAGCTCAAGGCGTTGCCCGCAAGCTGGATCGCTCAGATCAAGGAGCGCGGCGCGGCGGCGATGGCCAGCTATCGCTCGTCTGCGCCAGCGGCTGCGGCGCCTGTGGTGGACGAGGCCGGCGCTGCCCCGGCTGGCGGCGAGTCGCCCCGCGTTGGCGAGGTCTGGCGCTATGAACTGATCGACAAGCTGACGCGCAAGCGGCGCGATGTGGTCTACCGGGTCGACCGCGTCGAAGGGGAGCGCATCACGTTCAACCAGGGCGCCCGCGTCGAGGCCCTGGACGGCCGCGTCGAGCGGATCAGCACCCCCAGCGGCGGCGAGTTCGATGGCGCATCGCCGCCGCGCGGCTGGGTGCCGGTAGACGTCAAGCCGGGTGCCCGATGGAAATACAGTTACAAGCAGGCCGGCACCGACATGCGTATGGAACTCACCGGCGAGGTGACCGGGGAGTCCGCCATCACGGTGCCTGCCGGCAGCTTCGGCGTCTTGCGCCTGGCCTGCAAGGGCTATGTGGCGCGGCCGTTCTACGGCTTCTCGTATGGCGCACCATCCTCCGTGCCTTACACGGCGGTGGCGTGGTATGCCCCGGAGCTCAGGCGCGTGGTGCGCTTCGATGCCAGCTACGCGTCCAAGTACGAGCGTCTGGACGAAAGCCTGGTGCTTGCGGAGCACCGCTTCGACTGAAGTGCTGAAGTGCTGAAGTGGCCCCGATCCGGCCTTGATTCCCAGGCGCGCGACGAGATGCCGGGGTGCCGCAAGCGATTTTGGTAGGATGCAGGCCTTTCTTCGTGCCGGAATGTGACTCCGCCCCATGCTGCTTGCTTCATGAATCTGGCCCAGATCAAATCCCTGGCCGCCGAGCGGCTTGCCCGCCTGCGGCGCCCCACGCGCCGCGGCGTGGCCAAGGCAGTGGCCGCCGTGCCGGTGCTGTTCCTGCTCTATGTGCTGGTGCTGATTCCCTTCACCCCGGGCATCAGCGACATCCGCAAGGCCAAGTCCGACCAGCCCGCGCAGATCCTGTCGGCCGACGGCAAGCCGCTGGCCGTGTTCAAGTGGGCTAACCGCGAATGGGTCCGCCTGGCCGATATCTCGCCCAACGTGACGACCGCGCTGATCGCCACGGAGGATCACCGCTTTTACCAGCACTTCGGCCTGGACTGGCGCCGCATGGGCTCGGCCGCGCTGCATACCTTCTCCGGCGACCGGCAAGGTGGCTCCACCATCACGCAGCAGCTGGCCCGCAATCTCTATCCCGACGAGATCGGCCGCGCGCCGACGCTCACGCGCAAGCTCAAGGAAGCCATCACGGCGCTGAAGATCGAGGCGCTTTACACCAAGGACGAGATTCTCGAGACCTATCTCAACACCGTGCCGTTCCTGTACAACGCCTACGGCATCGAGATGGCGGCGCGCACCTACTTCGATAAATCCGCCGACCGGCTCGACGTGCTGGAAAGCGCCACGCTGATCGGCATGCTCAAGGGCAACAGCTACTACAACCCGGTCATCAATCCCGAGCGCGCCGTGCAGCGGCGCAATACCGTGCTGGCGCAGATGGTCAAGTACCAGAAGCTGGAGCCGGCGAAGTACGAGTTGCTGAAAAAGCGCCCGCTGCGCATCGACTTCGAGCGGCAGACCGAGCCGCCCGGCCCGGCGCCGCACTTTGCCCAGCAGCTGCGCAAATGGCTGATCACCTGGGCGGACCGCAACGACTACAACATCTACACCGACGGGCTGGTGGTGCGCACCACCATCGATTCGCGCCTGCAGGCGCTGGCCAACCAGGCGGTGGCGCGCCAGGGCAACCAGCTGCAAGGGATTGCCGATGCCGCGTGGGCGCCGCGCTCCGGCTGGGCGGCCAACAAAGACCTGGTGCAGGCCTTTGTGCGCGAGACCCCGGCGTACCGCGCGGCGAGGGAGTCCGGGCAGACACCCGAGGCGGCCATGAAGCAGCTGCTGGCGGACACCGCCTTCATGCAGGCGCTGCGCCAGTCCAAGACCCGCATCCAGGCAGGCTTCGTCGCGCTGGACCCGCGCACCGGCGAAATCAAGGCATGGGTAGGCAGCCGCGACTTCACCCTGGATGCCTTCGACCACGTCCAGCAGGCGCAGCGCCAGCCAGGTTCCACGTTCAAGCCGTTCGTCTATGGCGCTGCGTTCGAGCAAGGCGCCAAGCCCGACGACACCTTCGTCGACCAGGCCGTGGAAATCCCGCTCGCCGGCGGCGAGGTCTGGCGGCCCTCCGACGATGGCCCCCCGAGCGGGCGCGCCATGAGCCTGCGCGATGGCCTGGTGTATTCCAAGAACACCATCACCGCGCAACTGATGCAGAGCGTTGGCCCGGCCAAGGTGGCCAAGCTGGCGCGCGCCATGGGCGTGCGGCAAAGCCGGCTCGATCCCGTGCCCTCGCTGGCGCTGGGCACCAGCCCGGTCACCTTGAAGGAAATGGTCAGCGCCTACGGCACCATCGCCAATCAGGGCGCCTACCTGG
Proteins encoded:
- a CDS encoding penicillin-binding protein 1A, whose protein sequence is MNLAQIKSLAAERLARLRRPTRRGVAKAVAAVPVLFLLYVLVLIPFTPGISDIRKAKSDQPAQILSADGKPLAVFKWANREWVRLADISPNVTTALIATEDHRFYQHFGLDWRRMGSAALHTFSGDRQGGSTITQQLARNLYPDEIGRAPTLTRKLKEAITALKIEALYTKDEILETYLNTVPFLYNAYGIEMAARTYFDKSADRLDVLESATLIGMLKGNSYYNPVINPERAVQRRNTVLAQMVKYQKLEPAKYELLKKRPLRIDFERQTEPPGPAPHFAQQLRKWLITWADRNDYNIYTDGLVVRTTIDSRLQALANQAVARQGNQLQGIADAAWAPRSGWAANKDLVQAFVRETPAYRAARESGQTPEAAMKQLLADTAFMQALRQSKTRIQAGFVALDPRTGEIKAWVGSRDFTLDAFDHVQQAQRQPGSTFKPFVYGAAFEQGAKPDDTFVDQAVEIPLAGGEVWRPSDDGPPSGRAMSLRDGLVYSKNTITAQLMQSVGPAKVAKLARAMGVRQSRLDPVPSLALGTSPVTLKEMVSAYGTIANQGAYLEPVMVSRIEDRKGEVLETFRPASPEQALPVATVQTLLDVMRGVIDRGTGASIRTRFGIRADVAGKTGTTQDNADGWFILMHPQLVAGAWVGFNDSRVTLRSDYWGQGAHSALPMVGDFFQRSLRSRMIDANVRFVEQKETGLFEALGWTIRGWYQRWFGSAAKPEAPPAPKRAARPAPPDTAALEPEASVAASVASAPPALPALPGASSPAVEQGGADAAPAGAPASAPPAMAAPSFTQDDARARASESSQP
- a CDS encoding flavodoxin family protein — protein: MNPNATQIAIVYHSGYGHTARQAQAVARGAASVDGVESLLISVDDIDQHWDTLENVEGIIFGAPTYMGSASAQFKGFMDATSRTVFAKGGKWANKVAAGFTNSASRSGDKLATLQQIAIFSAQHGMHWINLGLPPGHNNSKSTEDSLNRHGFFLGAAAQSNADESADVVPPPADLRTAEHLGARVAEVARQLAAGRAALASLKKAA
- a CDS encoding AAA family ATPase — encoded protein: MQPTRPAAAAQAPQAAAPAVLYMVCGKIGSGKSTLARQLAARPATVRISEDDWLSRLYPGEIREVADYARCAARLRDAMASHIDALLLAGMSVVLDFPANTPATRSWARAIFEQSGVAHQLHYLDVPDAVCKARLRTRNASGTHPFETTDAQFDAITRYFVAPSAHEGFNVIRHVPSEAGAAAT
- a CDS encoding substrate-binding domain-containing protein, with the protein product MQKKAAAQRKPTLKDLAEQAGVSVGTASNVMAERDGPSAETVAHVFEVARKIGYVANAAARSLRSRRSRLVACLVPDITNRFYGVIVRAAEHVLREAGYTLLLVDTHNDTERECELLLDVTRVGVDGVLFAPGSESSGKLQQRIAQVDVPLVILDRDIAPDRPSVKVDHFSGALKTANYLLDLGHRRIALLFPSSHLRPARERWQAFETAAAARGIGDALELVRIDTSSMDVAFSQCLALFQQAAPPTAIFGLGTTLLAGALKAARQTGRDIPGDLSVVCVGDTELAQVHTPELTTLTWNLQVLGRHAARLLLAEMEPGIDPQGSPDATGHLMLTCELILRESCAAVHTGAGKKPARGRAKRLAS